One segment of Anatilimnocola aggregata DNA contains the following:
- a CDS encoding neutral/alkaline non-lysosomal ceramidase N-terminal domain-containing protein, which produces MSWHHCLCSLALSLLLTLVVPQSILAADSWQAGLAKVNITPTKSMWMAGYGARNKPSEGKLTDLWAKAIVLQDASGHRALAITLDLVGIDRILSQSICQRIEKEHRLKRDQVALFCSHTHSGPVVSKNLRPMHEYLLPADQKELIAEYAQKLEDQLVELAGAAVKDIQPAKLSWASGKATFAVNRRTNKEAEVPQLRADGKILGPSDHDAPVLAVHNEQGELRGLLFGYACHATVLSGYDWCGDWPGYAQLELEQRHPGCLALFWAGCGADQNPLPRRTVALAEDYGRQMADAVDATLKQAGTPLTGSLKTTYRELAAPLGTLPTKEDLQTAADGKDKYQAARAKMLLADMAAGKALRSDYPYPVAVWQLGPDVQWVILGGEVVIDYALRLKSDLRGTKTWVAGYANDVMAYIPSRRVLIEGGYEGGGSMVYYGLPTIWAPEIEESIVKEVLQQAKTP; this is translated from the coding sequence ATGTCTTGGCATCATTGCCTCTGTTCGTTGGCGCTATCGCTACTCCTCACGCTGGTCGTGCCGCAATCGATTCTGGCTGCTGATAGTTGGCAAGCAGGGCTGGCCAAAGTCAACATCACGCCGACGAAATCGATGTGGATGGCCGGCTATGGTGCGCGGAACAAGCCTTCGGAAGGGAAGTTGACCGATCTGTGGGCAAAGGCGATCGTGCTGCAAGACGCCAGTGGCCACCGGGCACTGGCCATCACGCTCGATCTGGTTGGCATCGACCGGATATTGTCGCAGTCGATCTGTCAGCGGATTGAGAAAGAGCACCGGCTGAAGCGTGATCAGGTGGCGCTCTTCTGCTCGCATACACACAGCGGACCCGTGGTGAGCAAGAACCTGAGACCGATGCACGAGTATCTGCTGCCAGCCGATCAAAAGGAACTGATTGCCGAATATGCCCAAAAACTGGAAGACCAATTGGTGGAGTTGGCAGGGGCAGCCGTGAAAGACATCCAGCCCGCCAAGCTCAGCTGGGCTAGTGGCAAGGCGACCTTCGCGGTTAATCGCCGTACCAATAAGGAGGCCGAAGTCCCCCAACTGCGCGCGGACGGCAAAATTCTTGGCCCCAGCGATCACGATGCGCCGGTTTTGGCTGTGCATAACGAACAAGGTGAACTACGCGGCCTGCTGTTTGGCTATGCCTGTCACGCGACGGTACTTTCGGGCTATGACTGGTGCGGCGATTGGCCCGGCTATGCCCAGCTGGAACTCGAACAGCGACATCCGGGTTGTCTGGCGCTTTTTTGGGCGGGCTGTGGTGCCGATCAAAACCCGCTGCCGCGTCGCACGGTGGCGCTGGCCGAGGATTATGGTCGTCAAATGGCTGATGCCGTCGATGCCACCTTGAAGCAAGCGGGAACTCCGCTCACCGGTTCGCTGAAGACGACCTATCGCGAGCTCGCGGCACCCCTGGGAACGTTGCCGACCAAGGAGGATTTGCAAACCGCCGCCGATGGCAAAGATAAATATCAGGCTGCCCGCGCCAAGATGCTGCTGGCCGATATGGCTGCAGGCAAGGCGCTGCGAAGCGACTATCCTTACCCCGTCGCGGTGTGGCAATTGGGCCCCGACGTACAGTGGGTAATCCTCGGCGGCGAAGTCGTGATCGACTATGCCTTGCGATTGAAGAGCGATCTGCGCGGCACGAAGACTTGGGTCGCCGGTTATGCCAACGATGTGATGGCCTATATTCCCAGCCGGCGAGTGCTGATTGAAGGAGGCTACGAAGGAGGCGGCTCGATGGTCTATTACGGGCTGCCAACTATTTGGGCTCCGGAAATTGAAGAGTCGATTGTGAAAGAAGTGCTGCAGCAGGCAAAAACACCATAA
- a CDS encoding response regulator, with translation MNRSYPESSRPDSTQPSVLLVEPSSEAREVLATILQLRGLRIFEADEPRHGLVIARAERPDVIVLDFDQPCVDDGVQNDFAAETRHPNTGLIVLGNSPPHRQAQTDRFVAKPFHYGPLVQAIERLAGNKAA, from the coding sequence GTGAACCGATCCTACCCCGAATCGTCTCGCCCCGATTCAACGCAGCCTAGCGTGCTGCTCGTCGAACCTTCGTCCGAAGCGCGTGAGGTTCTTGCCACGATCCTGCAGTTGCGGGGGCTGCGCATTTTCGAAGCGGACGAACCACGTCACGGTCTGGTTATTGCCCGTGCCGAGCGGCCGGATGTGATCGTGCTAGACTTCGATCAACCTTGTGTCGACGATGGAGTGCAGAATGATTTTGCCGCCGAAACTCGTCACCCTAATACGGGCCTGATCGTGCTTGGCAACAGCCCGCCTCATCGCCAAGCGCAAACCGACCGCTTCGTAGCCAAGCCGTTTCACTACGGCCCGCTGGTGCAGGCAATTGAACGACTCGCGGGCAACAAAGCTGCCTAG
- a CDS encoding glycosyltransferase family 4 protein, with translation MTTTAAVWYEPDGYDTSGKRLVGRQAAGEQFLKGWVRYSGATLLPCASPGKKEYEDFVERIQPWLPAGKSPQWIPARWLEGLSKVGTLYRPDPALGDLAWQRRSYDQRAYSLCGITHTICSKAVMSFFSDLPLAPLQSWDALICTSQAVKDTVDYVLQHWCEYLAERTGGQPKSHVQLPIIPLGVDCAAFVPNAARAKLRDGLRKTLGIADNDIAILYVGRLNFYAKAHPLASYQAISRAARATKKKLCLIQVGWFENDREEKAFRDSTKSFCPGVDCVFLDGRRPEVREQAWAAADVFMSLSDNIQETFGLTPLEAMASGLPVICTDWNGYRATVRHEVDGFCIPTVMPPGGVGEELARDHWSGLLAYNAYIARTAMITAVDVDQCTRRLLQLIENPALRKQLGASGLARATAEFDWRHIIARYEALWRELAERRKTDTEHAPRRANSPANPLGEDPFHLFAHYATEQLSPTTRLQLGGEVDEASLAKINADWMMSFGADSRLPAEQWQVLLGHLQLVQETTIEDLLMTYAGREVQLWRTIGYLLKIDALRIKR, from the coding sequence GTGACAACAACAGCGGCCGTCTGGTACGAACCGGATGGCTACGATACCAGCGGCAAACGGTTGGTGGGGCGCCAAGCGGCCGGCGAACAGTTCCTCAAGGGCTGGGTGCGTTATTCCGGCGCGACGTTGCTTCCCTGCGCGTCCCCTGGCAAAAAAGAGTACGAGGACTTTGTCGAGCGCATTCAGCCTTGGCTCCCCGCTGGCAAGTCGCCGCAATGGATTCCTGCCCGCTGGCTCGAAGGTCTTTCCAAGGTCGGCACGCTCTACCGGCCCGACCCAGCGCTTGGCGATCTCGCCTGGCAGCGTCGCAGTTACGATCAGCGGGCATATAGTCTGTGCGGCATCACCCACACGATTTGCAGTAAAGCAGTGATGAGCTTTTTCAGCGACCTGCCTCTCGCTCCGCTGCAAAGTTGGGATGCCCTGATTTGCACGAGTCAGGCCGTGAAAGACACCGTCGATTACGTGCTGCAACATTGGTGCGAATACCTGGCCGAGCGCACCGGTGGGCAACCCAAGTCGCACGTTCAGTTGCCTATCATTCCCCTTGGCGTCGACTGCGCTGCCTTCGTGCCCAATGCCGCCCGCGCGAAACTGCGTGACGGCCTGCGCAAGACACTCGGTATTGCCGACAACGACATCGCCATCTTGTACGTAGGCCGCTTGAACTTTTACGCCAAAGCCCATCCGTTAGCTTCGTATCAGGCGATCTCGCGCGCAGCGCGCGCGACCAAGAAGAAACTCTGTTTGATTCAGGTGGGCTGGTTCGAAAACGATCGGGAAGAGAAGGCCTTTCGTGACTCGACGAAGAGCTTTTGTCCCGGCGTCGATTGTGTGTTCCTCGACGGACGTCGTCCTGAAGTCCGCGAACAAGCCTGGGCCGCTGCGGATGTCTTCATGTCTCTGTCCGACAATATTCAAGAGACCTTCGGGCTTACACCACTGGAGGCCATGGCCAGTGGGCTGCCGGTCATCTGTACCGACTGGAACGGCTATCGCGCCACTGTGCGGCACGAAGTCGACGGCTTTTGCATTCCCACGGTGATGCCGCCAGGTGGCGTCGGCGAAGAACTGGCCCGCGATCATTGGAGCGGGCTCTTGGCCTACAACGCCTATATTGCGCGAACGGCGATGATCACTGCGGTTGACGTCGACCAATGCACGCGACGGCTGTTGCAACTGATTGAGAACCCTGCGCTCCGAAAGCAACTTGGTGCCTCGGGCCTCGCGCGAGCAACTGCGGAGTTCGATTGGCGGCACATTATCGCTCGCTACGAAGCCCTCTGGCGAGAACTGGCAGAACGACGGAAGACCGATACCGAGCACGCGCCTCGACGAGCGAATTCGCCGGCCAATCCCCTTGGCGAAGATCCATTCCACTTGTTCGCCCACTATGCCACTGAACAGCTATCACCCACGACCAGGCTGCAACTCGGTGGCGAAGTCGATGAAGCATCGCTGGCAAAAATCAACGCCGACTGGATGATGTCCTTTGGTGCCGATTCGCGCCTGCCGGCCGAACAATGGCAGGTGTTACTTGGACATTTGCAGCTGGTTCAGGAAACGACAATCGAAGACCTGCTAATGACCTATGCGGGCCGCGAAGTACAATTGTGGCGAACGATTGGTTACCTGCTCAAAATCGATGCCTTGCGAATTAAAAGATGA
- a CDS encoding DUF3472 domain-containing protein, with protein sequence MKLILTQLLLLSLLMLTLTAPATHADEKLAGLACRSVHLGYTAPAGNAFYNEVIVDQSAPGTYFCVCGFNHGYFGIQQLDEKRKVAIFSVWDPGNQNDPKSVEEKERVKLLYSDPAVRVKRFGGEGTGGQSFLDLDWQNGQTYRLLITSERKDERTAYTGWIYQDKESRWLKLVTFSTITKDEALGGYYSFVEDFRRNKISATHARVARFGNAWVRDIENKWQPVNRARFTADGNPAMSINAGLKDRLFFLATGGETTNTDIPLNKPIDLPIADRQVPADLAKLLALPASK encoded by the coding sequence ATGAAACTAATTCTAACCCAGCTCTTGCTGCTTTCGTTGTTGATGCTGACTCTGACTGCTCCAGCCACGCACGCGGACGAAAAGCTCGCGGGACTGGCGTGCCGTAGTGTTCACCTGGGCTATACCGCGCCAGCGGGAAATGCGTTCTATAACGAGGTTATCGTCGATCAATCGGCACCGGGCACTTACTTTTGCGTCTGCGGTTTCAATCACGGCTATTTCGGCATTCAACAGCTCGATGAGAAGCGTAAGGTCGCGATCTTTTCCGTCTGGGACCCTGGCAATCAGAATGATCCCAAGAGCGTCGAAGAAAAGGAGCGTGTGAAGCTTCTCTATAGCGACCCAGCCGTCCGCGTAAAGCGATTTGGCGGCGAAGGAACTGGTGGGCAATCATTTCTCGACCTCGATTGGCAGAATGGCCAGACTTATCGCCTGCTGATAACGAGCGAGCGAAAGGACGAGCGAACTGCCTACACGGGCTGGATCTACCAGGACAAAGAGAGTCGATGGTTGAAGCTGGTGACCTTCAGCACCATTACGAAAGACGAAGCACTCGGCGGCTATTATTCATTCGTTGAAGATTTTCGCCGCAACAAGATCTCGGCAACTCATGCCCGCGTGGCTCGCTTCGGCAACGCCTGGGTGCGAGATATTGAAAACAAATGGCAGCCCGTGAATCGAGCTCGCTTTACTGCGGACGGCAATCCGGCGATGAGTATCAACGCCGGACTCAAAGACCGCCTCTTCTTTCTGGCCACCGGCGGCGAAACCACGAACACCGATATACCGCTGAACAAACCGATCGACCTGCCGATCGCCGACCGGCAAGTTCCCGCCGACTTAGCGAAGTTGCTCGCCTTGCCCGCGAGTAAATAG
- a CDS encoding isochorismatase family protein: MNESPENPRLQRSMELMNVGVTGLLVVDMQEKLLKLIAGHERVTWNCRRLIDGAKLLGVPVAGTEQYPQGLGPTTPALAERIGPLPAKKLFSSRECAEIFYQWRDQGIYKVLVCGIEAHVCVQQTVLDLLSEGFRVYLAVDAISSRSTLDAEIAIRRLDASGVTITTTEATLFEWCETAANPQFKAISALVKEAGPG; the protein is encoded by the coding sequence ATGAACGAATCACCTGAAAATCCGCGGCTGCAGCGCAGCATGGAGTTAATGAATGTTGGCGTTACTGGGCTGCTGGTCGTCGATATGCAAGAGAAGTTGCTCAAGCTGATTGCTGGCCATGAACGCGTGACCTGGAACTGCCGCCGCCTGATCGACGGCGCGAAACTGCTCGGCGTGCCAGTCGCTGGCACCGAGCAATATCCCCAAGGACTGGGACCGACGACACCAGCTCTCGCCGAGCGAATTGGCCCCCTGCCCGCGAAGAAGCTCTTCAGCTCGCGTGAGTGTGCCGAGATTTTCTACCAGTGGCGGGACCAAGGGATCTACAAGGTGCTGGTCTGCGGCATCGAAGCCCACGTCTGCGTGCAACAAACCGTGCTCGATTTGCTCAGCGAAGGCTTTCGCGTCTACCTGGCGGTCGATGCCATCAGTTCACGCTCGACGCTCGACGCCGAGATCGCCATTCGCCGCCTCGATGCCAGCGGCGTGACCATCACCACCACCGAAGCGACGTTATTCGAGTGGTGCGAAACGGCTGCGAATCCGCAGTTCAAAGCCATTAGTGCGCTAGTGAAGGAAGCGGGGCCTGGATGA
- a CDS encoding addiction module protein, producing the protein MSVGIPTTSITDEWRVRLNSMTVAEKLEAMEIIWHALAKNAEDIPSPDWHYELARERRKSLDEGRTQAKDWEVAKSDILNRINERQ; encoded by the coding sequence ATGTCAGTAGGCATTCCCACAACAAGCATCACAGACGAATGGCGTGTCCGTCTTAATTCGATGACCGTTGCAGAAAAGCTGGAGGCAATGGAAATTATTTGGCATGCTCTGGCGAAGAACGCAGAGGATATCCCCTCGCCAGATTGGCACTATGAGTTAGCCCGCGAGAGAAGAAAATCGCTCGATGAAGGGCGTACGCAAGCCAAGGATTGGGAAGTAGCCAAGAGCGATATTCTGAACCGAATTAACGAACGCCAATGA
- a CDS encoding type II toxin-antitoxin system RelE/ParE family toxin, whose product MRIEIAPEAGSDLDEAFYFYEKQAPGLGRYFLNCLFADIDKLKRFAGIHAREQDIHRSLSDKFPFAIYYDIRNDLVTVLAVVDRRRDPDWIKQRLSH is encoded by the coding sequence ATGAGGATTGAGATTGCCCCAGAAGCAGGATCAGATCTCGACGAGGCATTTTATTTCTACGAGAAACAAGCTCCAGGTCTTGGGCGATACTTTTTGAATTGCCTGTTCGCAGACATCGATAAGTTGAAGCGATTCGCTGGGATCCATGCACGGGAACAGGATATTCATAGATCTCTGTCCGACAAATTTCCGTTCGCGATCTATTACGACATTCGCAATGATCTGGTTACTGTCTTGGCAGTCGTTGATCGACGGCGCGATCCCGATTGGATCAAGCAGCGCCTGAGCCACTAG
- a CDS encoding VOC family protein, with translation MPAEPAKTTANIIPCLRYQDAHATIEWLCTAFGFQKRAVYADEQMVHHAELTFGNGMVMLGSNVESEFGKLTALAAEVGGRGTQSPYIIVADADAHHAQAIAHGAKVVIPLKTEDYGGRGYSCLDPEGNLWTFGTYDPWTVKPQG, from the coding sequence ATGCCTGCTGAACCCGCGAAGACAACCGCGAATATTATCCCCTGCCTGCGCTACCAAGACGCGCACGCAACGATCGAGTGGCTTTGCACCGCCTTCGGCTTTCAAAAGCGGGCTGTCTATGCGGATGAACAGATGGTGCATCATGCCGAACTAACGTTCGGCAATGGGATGGTCATGCTGGGCTCGAATGTGGAGAGTGAGTTTGGCAAACTCACCGCTCTTGCTGCCGAGGTCGGTGGTCGCGGCACGCAAAGCCCGTACATCATCGTCGCGGATGCCGACGCGCATCACGCTCAGGCTATCGCACACGGCGCGAAGGTCGTCATCCCGCTGAAGACCGAAGACTACGGTGGTCGCGGCTATTCCTGCCTCGACCCCGAAGGGAACCTCTGGACGTTCGGCACGTACGACCCGTGGACAGTGAAGCCGCAGGGGTGA
- a CDS encoding MFS transporter translates to MSQPGQPLNSSSGFSLTTVQWLICFIAAIGFAFDIYELLMLPLIVRDALLELGKIRPGTKEFTMWFSLLFYVPAVAGGIFGLLGGYLTDRLGRRRVLTWSILLYAFAAFAAGFSTSLPMLLFFRCLVFIGVCVEFVAAVAWLAELFDNPKQREGVLGFTQAFSSLGGLSVAMVSIIVASWAKNEAPSILFKSITLPALQLPAIALPSFLSFLGTIENPHAGWRYLLMSGLIPAIPLILIRPFLPESPAWAAKRESGKLRRPSIAELFSPALKRTTIVTTLMFTCSFGVAFGAIQQMPQIVPGLPETKEAIAKALEARFPAEKQEALKAKLAAEGKSEVDITKAVNLEIRKVAGPIEQSMASHATERQEVGGLVGRFLLAILILFVASRRTLLRMFLIPGMLLMPIIFGYAGTTSLHYLEYGIFVAGLLTVAQFSFWGNYLPLVYPVHLRGTGESFAANIGGRLIGTCFAGVTQWIAVYLPIDEPYPTKVAYTAAGVAFTLYVVNFIASFWLPEPGPESLHE, encoded by the coding sequence ATGTCTCAGCCTGGCCAACCGTTGAATTCCTCCAGCGGTTTCAGCTTAACCACCGTGCAATGGCTGATTTGCTTCATCGCAGCCATCGGGTTTGCCTTCGACATCTACGAGCTGTTAATGCTGCCGCTGATCGTGCGCGATGCCCTGTTGGAACTGGGCAAGATTCGCCCAGGCACCAAAGAGTTCACCATGTGGTTCAGCCTCCTGTTCTATGTGCCGGCCGTGGCTGGTGGCATCTTTGGGTTGCTGGGTGGTTACCTTACCGATCGACTCGGTCGTCGCCGCGTGCTGACGTGGAGCATTCTGCTATACGCGTTTGCAGCATTCGCAGCCGGTTTCTCAACCAGCTTGCCAATGCTACTTTTCTTCCGCTGCCTTGTGTTCATCGGCGTGTGCGTCGAGTTCGTAGCTGCAGTTGCCTGGTTAGCTGAACTCTTCGACAACCCCAAGCAGCGCGAAGGAGTGCTCGGCTTCACGCAGGCGTTCTCGTCGTTGGGTGGTCTGTCCGTCGCCATGGTTTCGATCATCGTAGCCTCGTGGGCCAAGAACGAAGCCCCGAGCATTCTCTTCAAGTCGATTACGCTTCCCGCGTTGCAGTTGCCCGCAATCGCATTGCCCAGCTTTCTGAGTTTTCTGGGAACGATCGAAAACCCGCATGCTGGTTGGCGCTACTTGCTCATGTCGGGTTTGATTCCGGCCATTCCGCTGATCTTGATTCGCCCTTTCCTGCCTGAATCGCCTGCGTGGGCCGCCAAGCGCGAGAGCGGCAAGCTCCGCCGGCCTTCCATTGCCGAGTTGTTTTCACCCGCCTTGAAGCGGACAACCATCGTCACCACATTGATGTTCACTTGCAGCTTTGGTGTAGCTTTTGGCGCGATCCAACAGATGCCGCAGATCGTGCCGGGACTTCCGGAAACGAAAGAAGCCATTGCCAAGGCACTGGAAGCGAGGTTCCCGGCCGAGAAACAGGAAGCGCTGAAGGCAAAACTGGCTGCGGAAGGCAAAAGTGAAGTGGATATCACGAAGGCCGTTAATCTCGAGATTCGGAAGGTTGCCGGACCGATCGAGCAATCGATGGCCAGCCATGCGACGGAACGGCAAGAAGTGGGCGGGCTTGTCGGCCGCTTTTTGCTCGCCATCTTGATTCTATTCGTTGCCAGTCGGCGAACACTGCTGCGAATGTTCCTGATTCCCGGCATGCTTCTGATGCCGATCATCTTTGGCTATGCCGGCACCACCAGCCTGCATTATCTCGAGTACGGCATTTTCGTCGCCGGTTTGCTTACGGTGGCTCAGTTCAGTTTCTGGGGAAATTATTTGCCTTTGGTATATCCAGTTCACTTGCGTGGCACGGGGGAAAGCTTTGCCGCTAACATCGGTGGCCGACTTATCGGGACTTGTTTCGCGGGCGTTACGCAATGGATTGCGGTGTATCTGCCGATCGACGAGCCTTATCCCACCAAAGTTGCCTACACAGCGGCTGGAGTAGCCTTCACCCTGTATGTGGTGAACTTTATCGCCAGCTTTTGGCTACCGGAACCGGGCCCCGAGAGCTTGCACGAGTAA
- a CDS encoding tyrosine-protein kinase family protein: MSALDQAFIKAFAKEPSAAVPRTPPSSNYAPATSTHDHGESAAFDAMYDAGAFYRVDAEAGERTVPHSHLQPERKVPRRLQRRTASRPEVILPEPTPVEPVAESSPMSLPPRRNWSRSMLEVARQLARLDLLQRGTDGELPPEIVFSEPPAPEVPPEPIVHHEQNLAVEPTAELPPSAPQAIANLWAVDGPIVAHSSLISLADAETWLALPMAPAVTCTESVANGWQTTNDTEEATAETEIAEAAIVATPIEKKSKRKLRIDNSHASVPAPHVAPVATSLEDELQIVEDMLSAPESIAISPTASPEGLPTTEQTQPAVSTPEEAKPAEQKAEQQAEQKVVEATVPKRPYVPLWEVDRFTWPALCDKLMHDPSGYFASASSKLLSVVRGGLKVLGVTGSRRGEGRTTLALCLARAAAQAGIHVALVDADFTRPQLASMLGLETAYGWQEAATGKIPLSEAAVKSLADRLTVLPLEVTSSSAPLSLADPRVTATLRATAATFELVIVDLGPLGAGSEPLFPKGENCPLDAAVVVRDTRFASVGESRTVGDRLYESGIEAVGIAENFVTHPEISFL; this comes from the coding sequence ATGAGCGCACTGGATCAGGCCTTTATTAAAGCCTTTGCGAAAGAACCGTCAGCTGCTGTTCCACGCACTCCGCCGAGCAGCAACTACGCACCGGCCACATCCACTCACGACCACGGCGAGTCAGCCGCGTTCGACGCCATGTATGATGCTGGTGCGTTCTATCGCGTCGATGCGGAAGCCGGCGAGCGCACTGTGCCCCATTCGCATTTGCAACCGGAACGCAAGGTTCCGCGACGCTTGCAGCGCCGCACGGCGAGTCGACCGGAAGTCATTCTGCCCGAACCTACGCCCGTTGAACCCGTTGCCGAATCATCGCCCATGTCGCTGCCGCCGCGCCGTAACTGGTCGCGAAGCATGCTCGAGGTCGCCCGGCAACTTGCCCGGCTCGATCTGCTCCAACGTGGCACCGATGGCGAACTTCCGCCGGAAATTGTCTTCAGCGAACCACCAGCGCCAGAAGTTCCTCCGGAGCCCATTGTTCACCACGAACAGAATCTGGCGGTTGAACCAACGGCCGAGTTGCCTCCGTCTGCACCGCAAGCGATTGCCAATCTCTGGGCCGTCGATGGACCAATCGTGGCCCACTCTTCGCTCATCTCGCTAGCCGATGCCGAGACCTGGCTCGCACTGCCGATGGCTCCTGCAGTCACCTGCACCGAGAGCGTCGCCAACGGTTGGCAAACCACGAACGACACCGAAGAAGCCACTGCCGAAACCGAAATTGCTGAAGCGGCCATCGTCGCAACTCCCATCGAGAAAAAGTCGAAGCGCAAGCTTCGTATCGATAACAGTCACGCCAGCGTTCCTGCGCCTCACGTCGCTCCCGTTGCAACATCCCTCGAAGACGAACTGCAAATCGTCGAAGACATGCTTTCGGCCCCCGAGTCGATTGCGATCTCGCCGACTGCCTCACCTGAAGGCTTGCCAACCACCGAACAAACTCAGCCCGCGGTCTCGACTCCTGAAGAGGCTAAACCAGCTGAACAGAAAGCTGAGCAGCAAGCCGAACAGAAGGTCGTCGAGGCGACAGTTCCCAAGCGGCCCTATGTTCCGCTCTGGGAAGTCGATCGCTTCACCTGGCCCGCCCTCTGCGACAAGTTGATGCACGATCCCAGCGGCTACTTCGCCAGTGCCAGCAGCAAGTTGCTGAGCGTGGTTCGTGGTGGCTTGAAAGTGCTCGGTGTCACTGGCAGTCGTCGGGGCGAAGGGCGGACAACGCTCGCACTTTGCCTGGCTCGTGCGGCCGCTCAAGCGGGCATTCATGTGGCCCTGGTCGATGCCGACTTCACGCGCCCGCAATTGGCATCGATGCTCGGTCTCGAAACCGCCTACGGCTGGCAAGAAGCGGCGACCGGCAAGATTCCACTCAGCGAAGCAGCGGTAAAGTCGCTGGCCGATCGCCTGACCGTCTTGCCGCTGGAAGTCACTTCGTCGTCGGCACCGTTGTCGCTGGCCGATCCACGCGTCACCGCCACCTTGCGAGCCACGGCCGCAACGTTCGAATTGGTGATCGTCGACCTCGGACCTTTGGGCGCCGGCAGCGAGCCACTCTTTCCCAAGGGAGAGAACTGCCCGCTCGACGCTGCGGTCGTTGTTCGCGATACCCGTTTCGCTTCGGTCGGCGAGAGCCGCACCGTGGGCGATCGCTTGTACGAATCGGGCATCGAAGCCGTCGGCATTGCCGAAAACTTTGTCACGCACCCCGAAATCTCCTTCCTGTAA
- a CDS encoding ExeA family protein — MYEAHWQLNARPFDHTADARFYYPGESQQGALLKLRYAVEMRQPAALLAGPAGVGKTTLIQTLLRQCGEGLTPRLNIVFPQLPGDQLLIYLAGQLNEVSSQTAETLEQSLRRIETVLGENARAGKHALVIIDEAHLLAANGGLETVRLLLNLQYAGRPVATLLLIGQTGLLVAIERTPNLEERFAVKCLLRRLTQTETMAYVQHRLLAAGVERQIFSDDALEAIHQHSLGVPRRVNRLCDLALLVGFAEEATTIDAAQIDAISEELLTSSAE; from the coding sequence ATGTACGAAGCGCATTGGCAACTCAACGCTCGGCCGTTCGATCACACGGCCGACGCGCGCTTCTACTACCCGGGCGAAAGCCAGCAGGGGGCACTTCTCAAACTGCGCTACGCCGTCGAGATGCGACAGCCCGCGGCACTCCTCGCAGGCCCAGCTGGTGTGGGCAAGACCACGCTCATTCAAACGCTGCTGCGGCAGTGTGGCGAAGGTCTCACCCCGCGACTCAACATCGTCTTTCCGCAACTTCCCGGCGATCAACTTCTCATCTACCTCGCTGGGCAGTTGAACGAAGTCAGTTCGCAGACTGCGGAAACACTCGAACAAAGCCTCCGCCGGATCGAAACAGTTCTCGGCGAAAATGCTCGCGCGGGCAAACACGCGCTGGTCATCATTGACGAAGCACATCTGCTCGCGGCCAATGGTGGACTGGAAACGGTGCGCCTCCTGCTCAACTTGCAGTACGCTGGGCGACCCGTGGCGACCTTGCTGCTCATCGGGCAAACGGGGCTACTCGTCGCCATCGAACGAACACCCAACCTGGAGGAGCGATTTGCCGTCAAGTGCTTGCTCCGCCGCCTGACGCAGACCGAAACCATGGCCTACGTGCAACATCGTCTGCTGGCTGCCGGCGTCGAACGCCAGATCTTCAGCGACGACGCGCTCGAAGCCATCCATCAGCACTCTCTGGGCGTCCCAAGGCGCGTGAACCGCCTCTGCGATCTCGCCCTCCTCGTCGGCTTTGCCGAAGAGGCCACCACCATCGACGCCGCTCAAATCGACGCGATCTCGGAAGAGCTCCTCACGTCGTCGGCTGAGTAA